In the Chroococcidiopsis sp. SAG 2025 genome, one interval contains:
- a CDS encoding prepilin-type N-terminal cleavage/methylation domain-containing protein, which translates to MSHDFFDFCHAKTQRRKERKEKRRRGLGCNGFTLIELLVSIVISSIVLSSLLSFMTNMLTSERREQAKSSSEQEVQLALDYISRDLQEAIYIYDAEGLQAIADQLPHAREVDKVPVLVFWKPTFLAQDRPVITIDGNTTTVGCLTKLPRTDACSQRDYFVYSLIV; encoded by the coding sequence ATGAGTCATGATTTTTTTGATTTTTGTCACGCAAAGACGCAGAGGCGCAAAGAAAGAAAAGAAAAGAGAAGAAGAGGATTGGGTTGTAATGGTTTTACTTTGATTGAGCTGTTGGTGTCGATTGTTATTTCTTCGATTGTTTTGAGTTCGCTGTTATCTTTTATGACGAATATGTTGACTTCCGAGCGGAGAGAACAGGCGAAGTCTAGTAGCGAGCAAGAGGTACAGTTGGCACTTGATTATATTTCTAGGGATTTACAAGAAGCTATTTATATTTATGATGCTGAAGGTTTGCAGGCGATCGCCGACCAATTGCCTCATGCTAGAGAAGTAGATAAAGTTCCCGTACTTGTATTTTGGAAGCCTACTTTTTTAGCACAAGATCGTCCTGTTATTACGATAGATGGAAATACAACTACTGTTGGATGCTTGACTAAGTTACCTAGAACTGATGCCTGTAGTCAAAGAGATTATTTTGTTTATTCTTTAATTGTTTAA
- the hpsA gene encoding hormogonium polysaccharide biosynthesis protein HpsA has protein sequence MLNRILKNLARSLTRRQRRRRLKPLYLKKRRRSAEAGFILPTVAVVSMVVVLLTAAMTIRSFDRARNASNVRVSQAAAEAAAPAIARAKVKIEALLRDPALPSRTPSTQAIYNAIKYNSKFTFGDETRLKLGFDINNDNAITADNADIKNDETLTTAWRFPTDTNNNGKFDTYTLYGIYFRSPSVEAGDFNRERNPLEARTPPVNIPVANSRCADILSADTEILDNGWYQSGNQLNKSFFVYTASVPITDNTDLGDRFETLAGNTSFYALEYQQDRSLIPLNQYAVWFNDDLELSPSTDFRINGRIHTNGNLLVGGRNNATVRFYQVDSQDSCFYQPENGKITVGGNVGNGSVTDTSDRNVVTVDLYSNNPSNSTAQIGSINKSTEETGGEEIAYSDDAFNQRIALMKQAALEFCIEAGRDCSELEPPEIKTVLAINRYPDEVKNRFSQRLQENPSLNTYIVLKEELERYLRHRTRRVPYAEVLESNNDILDDYTQDNIFANLNTIEPPAEWREPTDNNTRLLLRTRQLEATSPEQQLDVTERYLGDRIRVGNNLPAYWKDGNNYVTATRDRQLIAGINWTNPSDLPRYRSTQVQPFDPSEIAERGGFWERQTATNTGGLRIITGAGIYRDRKDNNSRIPALQVDSFLPDLSNRKLDSGADLPTPDNRLRIAGQPIDKYTLVWSDMMPMTGGDEEMKKQGEAPSPPNLRMRATAVYHYTQSTGVDQIPIACVSSYYDPTNEITVKNGKFGTNNGYPWGASGNVLPYNNDSNGRSNNGIVYEAPYTNNNDRIREIGIYLPELRSQAKMMFPNGRIVNQPLQNALKKLTANVTLEDPDKPLSISDNAALDTAICALKILDGTIIPVNNNPIIPHGAIQEASFLDSREIKVISRDEDDPSSSTLNSDRNPRYDLDLEQRQPLEIRVTDINFSTGEIRETYSDPEKEKVVGLTRKKINPSQIDSDYLLPNSGIVYASRDDALRDDSSAINSTSNSTGSSIIVQSSTDTSAIARLESQLLSPTDFKLDPTRRPNGIRLINGSDLSRDIDNRYRPEEKGLILVSDLPVYIKGDFNLHQTPLGNKLEEFQETLDWSNWSNFYTRRLGNLNPNFACRPGKAGCPDRDGDTWRSSTIIADAVTLLSNSFRDGFRSEGDYDLNNNTALPISQQTTPDNPQQATTEREKVSQNRNNQGFWGNSFVTSSDWWDTNSSGNPYPNQKTTDTYVGSYLTNGVTPIQRRTTFPEYVMEICRKIPVETCQKGDWKIGYDQSRDDKLDNTEINSAINLSSPPNGGYKPDRLGAGTTARPALQPEDRRYPRRVAFQRNDNLNNQNQNQNRNQNNQQNNSNNQQSNPGNQQNNQQNNSNNQQSNPGNQQNNQQNNSNNQQSNPGNQQNNQQNNSNNQQSNPGNQQNNQQSDRQNNQQQNNQQQNNQINPNQLTPLGIDSQGNVKQFRYVDGNNNARPDGLPRQVPTALWFKTTTNPVNPTEGESYSPNNPLFIKEISGNRPLLVPVLQIHSPDGSPSETLDGGNPNRYATNWLQTAAEDTTFNAVFMAGNSPSRPQEESAGLPNFVRFLENWENRIVKIDGNFIQMRRSTYATAPFMPIRRDTATELATATDNLSWFDYAINKYPTSGANNDLPTGTPPYYSEPERHWQFDVALLSQSSDLFAQEFTTPSTSQPSELLREVSRDDPWVQTLLCAAIASDRTGKVTATYTQYAISDKTQRPATCQNDTPDYPANLN, from the coding sequence ATGTTAAATCGTATACTAAAAAATCTCGCGCGATCGCTGACTCGTAGGCAAAGGCGACGACGGTTAAAACCTCTATATCTCAAAAAACGCCGCCGTTCGGCTGAGGCTGGCTTTATTTTACCAACTGTAGCCGTAGTATCGATGGTGGTGGTACTACTCACCGCAGCGATGACGATTCGATCTTTCGATCGCGCCCGGAATGCGAGTAATGTTAGAGTGAGTCAGGCAGCAGCAGAAGCAGCCGCACCCGCGATCGCCCGTGCTAAAGTTAAAATTGAGGCTTTACTGAGAGATCCTGCCCTACCCAGCCGCACTCCTTCCACCCAAGCAATCTACAACGCAATTAAATACAACTCTAAATTTACCTTTGGCGATGAGACGCGCCTGAAACTAGGCTTTGATATTAATAACGATAATGCAATAACTGCCGACAACGCCGACATCAAAAATGACGAAACTTTAACGACTGCTTGGCGTTTCCCTACCGATACCAATAATAATGGTAAATTTGATACGTATACGCTTTATGGGATTTACTTCCGCAGTCCTAGCGTTGAAGCAGGTGATTTTAACCGCGAACGCAATCCCCTCGAAGCCAGAACCCCGCCTGTAAATATTCCAGTTGCAAATAGCCGTTGTGCCGATATTCTGAGTGCAGATACAGAAATATTAGACAATGGTTGGTATCAATCTGGAAATCAATTAAACAAAAGCTTTTTTGTCTACACTGCCAGCGTACCTATTACAGATAATACCGATTTAGGCGATCGCTTTGAAACTCTGGCGGGTAATACCAGCTTTTATGCTTTAGAGTATCAACAAGACCGCAGCTTAATTCCGCTGAATCAATATGCAGTATGGTTTAACGACGATTTAGAATTGTCACCTAGTACTGATTTTCGCATCAATGGCAGAATTCATACTAATGGAAACTTGCTAGTCGGTGGACGTAACAACGCCACAGTTAGATTTTATCAAGTCGATAGTCAAGATTCCTGTTTCTATCAGCCAGAAAACGGCAAAATTACTGTTGGGGGTAATGTCGGTAATGGTAGCGTTACCGATACAAGCGATCGCAATGTCGTGACCGTCGATCTATATAGTAACAATCCAAGCAATAGCACCGCTCAAATTGGCAGTATCAATAAATCTACAGAAGAAACAGGCGGAGAAGAAATTGCCTATTCTGATGATGCTTTTAACCAACGTATTGCCTTGATGAAACAAGCAGCATTAGAGTTTTGTATCGAAGCTGGACGAGATTGCTCTGAATTAGAACCACCGGAAATTAAGACAGTTCTAGCGATTAACAGATATCCTGATGAGGTGAAAAATCGCTTCAGCCAACGCTTGCAGGAAAATCCTAGTTTAAATACATATATTGTCCTCAAAGAAGAATTAGAAAGATATCTGCGTCATCGAACTCGGCGCGTTCCATATGCAGAAGTTTTAGAATCAAATAACGACATTCTAGACGATTACACCCAAGACAATATTTTTGCCAATTTAAATACAATCGAACCGCCTGCCGAATGGCGAGAACCAACAGATAATAATACTAGATTGTTACTCAGAACGCGCCAATTAGAAGCAACATCTCCCGAACAACAGCTAGATGTAACTGAGAGATATTTAGGCGATCGCATTCGTGTAGGAAATAACTTACCTGCATATTGGAAAGATGGCAATAACTATGTTACAGCAACCCGCGATCGACAATTAATTGCAGGCATAAATTGGACGAACCCTAGCGATCTACCCCGCTATCGTAGCACCCAAGTACAGCCATTCGATCCTAGCGAAATTGCAGAACGTGGGGGATTTTGGGAACGACAAACCGCCACAAATACTGGAGGTTTACGGATTATTACAGGAGCAGGAATTTATCGCGATCGCAAAGATAATAACTCTCGCATCCCAGCTTTGCAAGTCGATTCATTTTTACCCGATTTATCAAACCGTAAACTTGACTCTGGAGCGGATCTTCCCACGCCTGACAATCGATTGAGAATTGCGGGTCAACCTATAGATAAATATACTCTAGTTTGGTCTGACATGATGCCAATGACAGGCGGCGATGAAGAGATGAAAAAGCAGGGAGAAGCACCATCACCTCCCAATCTACGAATGCGTGCTACAGCAGTTTATCACTATACCCAGAGTACGGGTGTTGACCAAATACCAATTGCTTGTGTTAGCAGTTATTACGATCCTACAAACGAAATCACAGTTAAAAATGGCAAGTTTGGCACTAATAACGGTTATCCCTGGGGCGCAAGTGGCAATGTTTTACCTTACAATAACGATTCTAATGGTCGGTCAAATAATGGCATAGTCTATGAAGCTCCTTATACTAACAATAACGATAGAATTAGAGAAATTGGGATTTACTTACCAGAACTAAGATCGCAAGCAAAGATGATGTTTCCTAACGGACGCATTGTCAATCAACCTTTACAAAATGCGCTCAAAAAATTAACTGCTAACGTTACGCTAGAAGATCCTGACAAACCGCTGAGTATATCAGATAACGCCGCGTTAGATACAGCGATTTGTGCTTTAAAAATTTTAGACGGAACGATTATACCAGTCAATAATAATCCGATTATTCCCCACGGAGCAATTCAAGAAGCTTCCTTCTTAGATAGTAGAGAAATTAAAGTCATTAGCCGCGATGAAGACGATCCTTCAAGTTCTACACTCAACAGCGATCGCAATCCCCGTTACGACTTAGATCTAGAACAGCGTCAACCATTAGAAATTAGGGTGACAGACATCAATTTCAGTACGGGAGAAATTCGAGAGACATATAGCGATCCAGAGAAAGAAAAAGTCGTAGGGCTGACTCGTAAAAAAATCAATCCAAGTCAAATTGACAGCGATTACTTATTACCAAATAGTGGAATAGTTTACGCCAGTCGTGACGATGCTTTGCGCGATGATTCATCGGCAATTAATTCTACTTCTAATAGCACTGGTAGCTCAATTATAGTACAAAGTTCAACCGATACATCTGCGATTGCGCGACTTGAGAGTCAGTTGCTTAGTCCTACAGATTTTAAACTCGATCCTACCCGTCGCCCTAATGGGATTCGTTTAATTAATGGGAGTGACTTATCGCGCGATATTGATAATAGATATCGACCGGAAGAGAAAGGATTGATTTTAGTTTCCGATCTCCCTGTATACATAAAAGGTGATTTCAACCTTCATCAAACACCGTTAGGTAACAAATTAGAAGAGTTTCAAGAAACATTAGATTGGTCTAATTGGAGCAATTTTTATACTCGTAGATTAGGAAATCTCAATCCAAATTTTGCCTGTCGCCCTGGAAAAGCAGGATGTCCCGATCGCGATGGCGATACGTGGCGATCGTCTACTATTATTGCTGATGCTGTAACGCTGCTATCTAATTCTTTTAGAGATGGTTTTCGCAGTGAGGGAGACTACGATCTCAACAATAATACAGCCCTCCCCATCTCTCAACAAACTACGCCAGATAATCCTCAGCAGGCTACGACAGAACGCGAAAAGGTTTCCCAAAATCGTAATAATCAAGGCTTTTGGGGCAACAGCTTTGTCACGAGTTCTGATTGGTGGGATACAAATAGTAGCGGTAATCCATATCCAAATCAGAAAACTACTGATACTTATGTAGGTTCCTATTTAACTAACGGAGTCACACCCATACAGCGACGTACAACTTTTCCTGAATACGTCATGGAAATTTGCCGAAAGATACCTGTTGAAACTTGTCAAAAGGGTGATTGGAAGATTGGCTATGACCAAAGTAGGGATGACAAATTAGATAATACCGAAATAAATAGTGCTATAAATCTCAGTAGCCCTCCAAATGGAGGATACAAACCCGATCGACTTGGGGCAGGTACTACCGCTCGACCTGCTTTACAACCAGAAGATAGGCGCTATCCTCGGCGAGTGGCTTTTCAGCGAAACGACAACTTAAATAATCAAAACCAAAATCAAAACAGGAACCAGAATAATCAACAAAATAATTCAAACAACCAACAAAGTAATCCAGGTAACCAACAGAATAATCAACAAAACAATTCAAACAACCAACAAAGTAATCCAGGTAACCAACAGAACAACCAACAAAACAATTCAAACAACCAACAAAGTAATCCAGGTAACCAACAGAACAACCAACAAAACAATTCAAACAACCAACAAAGTAATCCAGGTAACCAACAGAACAACCAACAGAGCGATCGACAAAACAACCAACAACAAAATAATCAACAACAAAATAACCAAATTAATCCTAACCAACTAACTCCTTTAGGAATAGATTCTCAAGGAAATGTAAAACAGTTTCGCTATGTTGATGGAAATAATAACGCTAGACCAGATGGATTGCCTCGACAAGTACCTACTGCGCTGTGGTTTAAAACAACAACTAACCCTGTCAATCCAACTGAAGGTGAATCGTATAGTCCGAATAACCCGCTATTCATTAAAGAAATTTCTGGCAATCGACCGCTATTAGTACCAGTTTTACAAATTCACAGTCCCGATGGTTCCCCCAGTGAAACTCTGGATGGAGGAAACCCAAATCGCTACGCTACCAACTGGTTGCAAACAGCCGCAGAAGATACAACCTTTAACGCCGTATTTATGGCTGGTAATAGTCCCAGTCGTCCTCAAGAAGAATCAGCTGGATTACCTAACTTCGTCCGTTTTCTGGAAAACTGGGAAAACAGAATCGTCAAAATCGACGGTAATTTTATTCAAATGCGCCGGAGTACCTACGCCACAGCGCCGTTTATGCCGATCCGTCGTGACACGGCTACTGAGTTGGCTACAGCAACCGATAACCTTAGCTGGTTTGACTACGCCATTAATAAATATCCCACTAGTGGCGCTAATAACGATTTACCAACAGGAACGCCACCATATTACAGCGAACCAGAACGACACTGGCAGTTTGATGTTGCCTTATTATCCCAATCTTCAGACTTATTTGCCCAAGAGTTTACAACTCCATCAACAAGCCAGCCTAGCGAACTGCTAAGAGAAGTCAGTCGAGACGATCCTTGGGTACAAACTTTGTTGTGTGCAGCCATAGCTAGCGATCGCACTGGTAAAGTTACAGCTACCTACACTCAATATGCGATTTCAGATAAAACTCAGCGTCCGGCAACTTGTCAAAACGATACACCAGATTATCCAGCAAACTTGAATTAG
- a CDS encoding prepilin-type N-terminal cleavage/methylation domain-containing protein encodes MKKLFSDSRLPIPGSRPWQVKYNYKTSNAGFTLIELIVVVVIIGVLSAIAAPSWVAFVDGRRLSVAQDQILRSLQAAQSNARRDKVIWQVSFRENNGVAQWIVLPASTNPTTVTWQNLDAAVRIVDPIVNANDPDGTTLEFDPTHNLWRMQFNYRGEANSPLGKIAIATRNGGQRWSCVKVSTLLGAIRSASDENCLN; translated from the coding sequence ATGAAAAAACTCTTTTCCGACTCCCGACTCCCGATTCCCGGCTCCCGACCCTGGCAAGTTAAATACAACTATAAAACATCTAACGCCGGATTTACCCTGATCGAACTCATCGTTGTAGTCGTTATTATCGGAGTTTTAAGTGCGATCGCGGCTCCTAGTTGGGTGGCTTTTGTTGACGGTCGCCGTTTGAGTGTTGCTCAAGACCAAATTTTGCGCTCTTTACAGGCAGCACAAAGTAATGCTAGGCGAGATAAAGTGATATGGCAAGTCAGCTTTCGTGAAAATAACGGCGTAGCACAGTGGATCGTTCTGCCAGCAAGTACAAACCCGACTACTGTAACTTGGCAAAACTTAGATGCAGCGGTTCGCATCGTCGATCCAATCGTGAATGCCAACGATCCCGATGGCACGACTTTAGAATTCGATCCAACTCATAATTTATGGCGAATGCAATTTAACTATCGCGGAGAAGCAAATAGTCCGTTAGGAAAAATTGCGATCGCTACTCGTAACGGCGGACAGCGCTGGAGTTGTGTTAAAGTCTCCACTCTCCTGGGCGCAATCCGATCCGCTAGCGATGAAAATTGTCTAAATTAA
- a CDS encoding PIN domain-containing protein produces MRVLIDTNIVLDFLQEREPFVENAARLFERIDIGEIEGFIAATTITNIYYIVRRAAGAVVAQDAITQVLADLNICAVDRDVLEQALALNFRDFEDAVQYACAVVHNVETIVSRDASGFVSAEIPVVLPDELDTIGSSELGD; encoded by the coding sequence ATGCGCGTTTTGATAGATACTAATATAGTTCTTGACTTCTTGCAAGAGCGAGAACCGTTTGTGGAAAATGCAGCAAGGCTATTTGAACGTATTGATATTGGAGAAATTGAGGGCTTTATTGCAGCAACGACAATCACCAATATCTACTACATTGTCCGTAGAGCAGCAGGGGCGGTAGTGGCTCAAGATGCAATTACCCAAGTCCTGGCAGATCTAAACATTTGTGCAGTCGATCGAGATGTGTTGGAACAAGCTCTTGCACTAAATTTTCGAGATTTTGAGGATGCAGTACAGTATGCTTGTGCTGTAGTGCATAACGTAGAGACAATTGTGTCTCGTGATGCATCTGGATTTGTTAGTGCAGAGATCCCTGTAGTATTGCCTGATGAGCTTGATACTATCGGTAGCAGTGAGTTGGGAGATTAA
- the hpsB gene encoding hormogonium polysaccharide secretion pseudopilin HpsB — translation MPQLSIYLLNPPLPTPASSGFTILEALIAIAILSILMTAIAPVFVLAVGNRLQARRIELATQATKTYIAGVKAGTIAPPQHIVVLNEVDSNKNFNSQREQFVATAPPSTSGGLRCTNVSVSNPYCWNNTTSSLYCFDLDGGGCSSDSGQDLVIQAFRSASSEAQSMDKAYILGLRVYRAAGFSDLSPLVASDANTQRTQLTFSGGLGNFKTPLVETATEIAANESSINDFCDRLGCE, via the coding sequence ATGCCTCAGTTGTCAATCTATTTGCTAAACCCGCCCCTACCGACTCCCGCTTCATCAGGCTTTACCATCCTCGAAGCTTTAATCGCGATCGCCATCCTATCAATTTTGATGACTGCGATCGCGCCTGTTTTTGTCCTTGCTGTTGGTAATCGGCTGCAAGCAAGGCGAATAGAATTGGCAACTCAAGCAACAAAAACTTATATTGCTGGAGTTAAGGCGGGAACGATTGCACCTCCACAGCATATAGTTGTTTTAAATGAAGTCGATAGTAACAAAAATTTTAATTCTCAACGCGAACAATTTGTTGCTACAGCTCCTCCTTCTACTTCTGGTGGTTTGCGTTGTACGAATGTTTCAGTTAGTAATCCTTATTGCTGGAACAATACAACATCGAGTTTATATTGTTTCGATTTAGATGGTGGCGGTTGTAGTAGCGATAGCGGACAAGATTTGGTGATTCAGGCTTTTCGCAGCGCCAGTTCTGAGGCTCAATCTATGGATAAAGCTTATATATTGGGGCTTCGGGTTTATCGTGCTGCTGGTTTTAGCGATCTGTCACCTTTGGTCGCGAGTGATGCTAATACTCAAAGGACGCAGTTGACTTTTTCGGGAGGCTTGGGTAATTTCAAAACACCATTAGTAGAAACAGCTACAGAAATTGCTGCAAATGAGTCGAGTATAAATGATTTTTGCGATCGCCTTGGGTGTGAGTGA
- a CDS encoding transposase produces the protein MWCEDEAGPFGTAPYPGSNWQPVGKPTRQEHEYIRNGTAKLLTLFHPATGQVRVKGVTSCTNAVLHEWLKQELASVVQSLPTPARLLKPEENQRLWKSWQQGLKVRFTLPHDLPPLRMLLVMDNLVGHKTPQLVLWLCAHGIMPLYTPLGGSWLNMAESIQRILKRRALEGHHPQTAYQIIEWLEATAFGWNQQPTPFVWAGLRAQRRDRARQRFHSLGGSGACTHRPLRRTTIAKNNGNTHTK, from the coding sequence GTGTGGTGCGAAGACGAGGCGGGACCATTTGGCACTGCTCCTTACCCTGGTAGCAATTGGCAGCCAGTAGGTAAACCGACACGGCAAGAACATGAATATATCCGTAATGGCACAGCCAAGCTGTTAACGCTATTCCATCCCGCTACTGGGCAAGTACGAGTTAAGGGTGTTACCAGTTGTACCAATGCTGTGTTGCACGAATGGCTCAAGCAAGAATTAGCTAGTGTTGTACAATCACTGCCAACTCCAGCTCGATTACTCAAGCCTGAAGAAAATCAACGGTTATGGAAAAGTTGGCAGCAGGGGTTGAAAGTACGCTTTACACTCCCACACGACTTACCGCCACTGCGAATGTTGCTAGTGATGGATAACTTGGTCGGACATAAAACTCCCCAGTTGGTATTGTGGCTGTGTGCTCATGGCATCATGCCGCTCTACACACCTCTTGGCGGTAGCTGGCTGAATATGGCTGAGTCGATTCAACGAATTCTCAAACGCCGAGCTCTAGAGGGGCATCATCCGCAAACAGCCTATCAAATTATTGAGTGGTTGGAAGCAACTGCTTTTGGATGGAACCAACAACCAACGCCGTTTGTCTGGGCAGGATTACGAGCGCAACGTCGAGACAGAGCGCGTCAAAGATTTCACTCTCTTGGTGGTTCTGGTGCCTGTACGCATCGTCCTCTTCGGCGGACAACTATTGCCAAAAATAATGGCAACACTCATACCAAATGA
- the glgB gene encoding 1,4-alpha-glucan branching enzyme has protein sequence MTTIAPEQVDRIIWNQHQDPFEVLGAHSVEQEGKTVWAVRAYLPNASAAWVVLPEERKEFPMETVHHPHFFECTLDLPELANYQLRILEGEHERVIYDPYAFRSPRLTDFDLHLFAEGNHHRIYEKLGAHSTEINGVQGVYFAVWAPNARNVSVIGDFNHWDGRKHQMRKGATGVWEIFIPELKVGDRYKYEIKNNNGHIYEKSDPYGYQQEPRPKTASIVTDLDAYEWSDLAWMEKRRHTDPLTQPISVYEVHLGSWLHASSAEPPKLPNGETEPVVIVSELKPGARFLTYRELGDRLIPYVKDLGYTHIELLPIAEHPFDGSWGYQVTGYYACTSRYGTPEDFMYFVDQCHQNGIGVIVDWVPGHFPKDGHGLAFFDGTHLYEHADPRKGEHKEWGTLVFNYSRNEVRNFLVANALFWFDKYHIDGIRVDAVASMLYLNYCRKEGEWLPNQYGGTENLEAAEFLRQTNHVIFSYFPGIVSIAEESTAWPMVSWPTYMGGLGFNLKWNMGWMHDMLDYFSMDPWFRQFHQNNVTFSMWYHHSENYMLALSHDEVVHGKSNIIGKMPGDRWQKFANVRCLFTFMFVHPGKKTMFMSMEFGQWSEWNVWGDLEWQLLQYESHQQLKQFFKDLNHTYRSEPALYSQDFAEAGFEWIDCSDNRHSVVALIRRAKDSEDFAIAVCNFTPQPHSHYRIGVPEPGFYQELFNSDSREYGGSNMGNLGGKWTDEWQYHNHPYSIDLCLPPLGVLILKLNREKTAEAMSK, from the coding sequence ATGACCACCATTGCACCAGAACAGGTAGATCGAATTATTTGGAACCAGCATCAAGATCCTTTTGAAGTGCTAGGCGCTCATTCCGTGGAACAGGAAGGCAAAACCGTCTGGGCAGTGCGAGCATACTTACCAAATGCGAGTGCGGCGTGGGTGGTACTGCCAGAGGAAAGAAAAGAATTTCCGATGGAGACCGTGCATCATCCTCACTTTTTTGAATGCACGCTCGATCTTCCCGAATTGGCAAACTATCAGTTGCGGATTTTGGAGGGAGAACACGAGCGTGTGATTTATGACCCCTACGCCTTTCGCTCTCCCCGGTTGACAGATTTTGACCTGCATCTATTTGCGGAAGGCAATCACCACCGCATTTATGAAAAACTAGGAGCGCACTCAACAGAAATTAACGGTGTCCAAGGCGTTTATTTCGCTGTTTGGGCTCCGAACGCGCGCAACGTGTCAGTTATTGGAGATTTTAATCATTGGGACGGACGCAAGCACCAGATGCGCAAAGGTGCTACAGGAGTTTGGGAAATATTTATTCCCGAACTCAAAGTCGGCGATCGCTATAAATATGAAATAAAAAATAACAATGGTCACATCTACGAAAAGTCTGACCCTTATGGCTATCAGCAAGAACCCCGACCCAAAACCGCATCCATTGTCACAGACTTAGATGCTTATGAATGGAGCGATTTGGCATGGATGGAAAAACGCCGCCATACCGACCCCCTAACGCAGCCAATTTCTGTTTATGAAGTCCATCTCGGTTCGTGGCTGCACGCCTCCTCTGCCGAACCTCCCAAGTTGCCTAATGGGGAGACAGAACCCGTCGTCATTGTCTCGGAACTCAAACCGGGGGCGCGTTTTCTCACCTACCGAGAACTTGGCGATCGCCTAATTCCCTACGTGAAAGATTTAGGATACACCCATATTGAATTATTACCAATTGCAGAGCATCCCTTTGATGGCTCTTGGGGATATCAAGTTACTGGTTATTATGCTTGTACGTCCCGCTATGGCACGCCAGAAGACTTTATGTATTTCGTTGACCAATGCCACCAAAACGGTATTGGGGTAATTGTTGATTGGGTTCCAGGTCATTTTCCTAAAGATGGACACGGGTTAGCATTCTTTGATGGGACTCACCTCTACGAACACGCCGATCCGCGCAAGGGAGAACACAAAGAATGGGGAACTTTAGTATTCAACTACAGCCGCAACGAAGTGAGAAACTTCTTGGTTGCCAACGCCTTGTTCTGGTTTGATAAGTATCACATCGACGGAATTCGGGTAGATGCCGTTGCCTCAATGCTTTACCTGAACTATTGCCGCAAAGAAGGGGAATGGTTGCCAAATCAATATGGTGGCACGGAAAATTTAGAGGCAGCAGAGTTCCTGCGGCAAACAAATCACGTTATTTTTAGTTATTTTCCTGGCATCGTCTCCATCGCGGAAGAATCTACCGCTTGGCCTATGGTATCTTGGCCTACGTATATGGGCGGATTAGGCTTTAATCTCAAGTGGAACATGGGTTGGATGCACGATATGCTGGATTACTTCAGCATGGACCCTTGGTTCCGCCAGTTCCACCAAAATAACGTCACTTTCAGCATGTGGTATCACCACAGCGAAAATTACATGTTGGCTCTATCCCACGATGAAGTTGTACATGGCAAAAGTAACATCATCGGCAAAATGCCAGGGGATAGGTGGCAGAAATTCGCCAACGTCCGCTGCTTGTTTACCTTCATGTTCGTTCACCCCGGCAAAAAAACCATGTTTATGAGCATGGAGTTTGGACAGTGGAGCGAGTGGAACGTCTGGGGTGACTTAGAGTGGCAGTTGTTGCAATATGAATCACACCAACAGCTCAAGCAGTTTTTCAAAGATCTAAACCACACATATCGCTCTGAACCAGCTTTGTACAGCCAGGATTTTGCTGAAGCGGGGTTTGAGTGGATCGATTGCAGCGACAATCGCCATAGCGTAGTTGCGTTAATTCGTCGCGCCAAAGATTCAGAGGATTTTGCGATCGCAGTTTGTAACTTTACTCCTCAACCGCATTCCCACTATCGAATCGGCGTACCCGAACCAGGATTTTACCAAGAATTATTTAATAGCGATTCCCGCGAGTACGGCGGTAGCAACATGGGTAACTTAGGGGGCAAATGGACGGATGAATGGCAATACCACAATCATCCATACTCTATCGATCTGTGTTTGCCTCCCTTAGGCGTGCTGATTTTGAAGCTAAATCGGGAAAAAACAGCAGAGGCGATGAGTAAGTAA